A single region of the Phycisphaerae bacterium genome encodes:
- a CDS encoding RNA-binding protein, with the protein MGKKLYVGNLGYSVSTPDLEQLFADHGTVDSVTVITDRYTGQSKGFGFVEMKSDAEAVAAISALDGKDFGGRTIKVNEARPRVEAGSQDRGKRW; encoded by the coding sequence ATGGGTAAGAAACTCTACGTAGGAAATCTCGGCTACAGCGTAAGCACCCCGGACTTGGAGCAGCTCTTTGCTGACCACGGTACCGTTGATAGCGTGACCGTGATCACGGATCGCTACACTGGCCAGAGCAAGGGGTTCGGATTCGTGGAGATGAAATCCGACGCGGAAGCCGTAGCGGCGATTTCCGCGTTGGACGGCAAGGACTTCGGTGGCCGTACGATCAAGGTGAACGAGGCTAGACCACGTGTGGAGGCCGGTAGTCAAGATCGTGGAAAACGTTGGTAA
- a CDS encoding DUF2294 domain-containing protein produces the protein MKTQGEIEAAICEGIKRFELEFMGRGPKDIRSHLIDDLVVVRLQGVLTAAEQQLVQTLPTDKGRDLLKQVRVQLIETARPVLESMVQEITGVEIVSLHHDISTLTGEEVVVFTLAQSPLVREKKRR, from the coding sequence ATGAAAACGCAGGGAGAAATTGAGGCCGCGATTTGCGAGGGCATCAAGCGCTTCGAACTGGAGTTTATGGGCCGTGGCCCTAAAGACATCCGTTCGCACCTGATTGACGACCTCGTTGTTGTCCGACTTCAGGGCGTTCTTACTGCGGCCGAACAGCAACTGGTCCAGACGCTTCCAACCGACAAGGGCCGAGACCTGCTTAAGCAAGTACGAGTTCAACTAATCGAAACCGCCCGCCCGGTGCTGGAATCCATGGTTCAGGAGATTACAGGGGTTGAGATCGTGAGCCTGCACCACGACATCAGTACTTTGACCGGCGAAGAAGTGGTTGTCTTCACGTTGGCTCAATCGCCACTCGTCCGTGAGAAGAAGAGACGGTAG
- a CDS encoding DUF2294 family protein, translating into MLSSTPTRAQQIAHAAIDFEWRTTGLRPGAITVVMSHDTVVITLHDALSRAERALAKSPEGAARLREFHQQLFSMASQSLRKEIRGILGVEVLAATAEVETATGAMVQLFALAQAVPGETWSGTSSGPEAAGKQ; encoded by the coding sequence ATGCTCTCTTCCACTCCGACAAGAGCTCAACAGATCGCACACGCCGCCATTGACTTTGAATGGCGAACGACGGGCTTGCGGCCTGGTGCAATCACCGTGGTCATGAGCCACGATACGGTCGTCATCACGCTTCACGATGCGCTTTCACGCGCCGAGAGAGCGTTGGCCAAGAGTCCGGAAGGTGCCGCTCGGCTTCGTGAGTTTCATCAGCAGCTGTTCAGTATGGCATCCCAATCCCTGCGAAAAGAGATCCGAGGCATTCTCGGAGTCGAGGTGCTTGCGGCTACCGCGGAAGTCGAAACAGCAACCGGAGCCATGGTTCAGCTCTTCGCACTCGCTCAGGCTGTGCCGGGGGAGACTTGGAGCGGAACCAGCTCAGGACCGGAAGCCGCGGGAAAGCAATAG
- a CDS encoding fatty acid desaturase: MRTTSNVIADGGANSTATQPATQRFAAAVGVVVPFLGLVVAVYGFWGWGVTWTELALLTGMYTVAGLGVTVGYHRLFAHRSFEAVRPVKFLLAVFGSMAVQGPVLKWVAVHRRHHQHSDEPEDPHSPHHYGGGVIGILRGFGHAHVGWIFKRDYPNLKRYVRDLYSDSLIRTTSRFFGAWVLLGLLIPTALGGAFTGTWSGAFLGFLWGGLVRIFIGHHVTWSINSVCHLWGSRPFDRGDQSRNNFLFGVLAFGEGWHNNHHSFPYSARHGLKWWQLDMSYLTIRAMELLGLARAVRVPACCRLAANDGAPHPPPA, translated from the coding sequence ATGAGGACAACAAGCAACGTGATTGCGGACGGCGGGGCGAATTCCACGGCTACCCAACCGGCCACGCAGCGTTTCGCCGCGGCGGTAGGCGTCGTGGTTCCCTTCTTGGGTTTGGTGGTCGCTGTGTACGGCTTCTGGGGATGGGGCGTCACATGGACAGAGCTGGCGCTCTTGACCGGTATGTATACCGTAGCTGGATTGGGCGTCACTGTCGGCTACCACCGGTTGTTCGCCCATCGATCCTTCGAGGCAGTCCGACCGGTCAAGTTCCTGCTGGCCGTATTCGGCTCCATGGCGGTCCAGGGGCCGGTGCTGAAATGGGTCGCTGTCCACCGTCGACACCATCAGCACAGTGATGAACCTGAAGATCCGCATTCCCCACACCACTATGGCGGCGGTGTAATCGGGATTCTCAGGGGTTTTGGGCACGCGCACGTCGGGTGGATCTTCAAGCGTGACTACCCAAACCTCAAGCGCTATGTGCGCGATCTCTACTCCGATAGCCTGATCCGTACCACAAGCCGCTTTTTCGGGGCGTGGGTGCTCCTCGGCCTTCTCATTCCGACCGCGCTCGGTGGGGCTTTCACGGGCACGTGGTCTGGTGCGTTTTTGGGGTTTCTCTGGGGAGGCTTGGTGCGCATCTTCATTGGTCACCACGTCACATGGAGCATCAACTCGGTTTGCCATCTTTGGGGAAGCCGACCTTTTGATCGGGGCGACCAGAGCCGGAACAACTTTCTCTTTGGCGTTTTGGCCTTCGGAGAAGGCTGGCACAATAACCACCATTCCTTTCCATATTCGGCAAGGCATGGACTAAAATGGTGGCAGCTTGACATGAGCTATTTGACCATCCGGGCTATGGAGCTGCTAGGATTAGCCCGCGCCGTACGGGTACCGGCGTGCTGCCGACTCGCGGCGAATGACGGCGCCCCGCACCCACCACCGGCGTGA
- a CDS encoding radical SAM protein has protein sequence MELPRRTRGDELLAPGALLSLRRRIRRIARDHDLTSVVACAFDHRTRMLPFIYADIRMAPAGVRAIGAAMADVGFEKTRIVLQQWNRKFRPSQMRVDGGIPDIFMVSSMQLHTAACKGLIRDACQIASEHRPLIIAGGPKVIYEPWDVFGTDPKDPWSTDVAVTGEEYVLLNLIETLLTVRSGRESIRATFLRARDSGALDTIPGLVYARSDGGNVATELIDTGIQRLVGDLDELPHAALGYRLLEPPSRAATLSPRALSADQVRRYSPIGSLVMTFGCKFACPYCPIPAYNQRQHRVKSGERIADEMTRIQSEFGLRFFFGADDNFFNCERRTLEIVETLAQVRRSNRRRRGRFRWATEATVHDTLKIQEHLPLVRKAGAQSLWVGVEDMTATLIKKGQSVDKTSEAFRLLKENSIHPMPMMMHHDEQPLISFGPKPYGLLNQVRLLRKAGSVSMQVLMLVPATGSQSYVGNYTSGMAFESVGGRRVEEYMLGGNYVVASRHRRPWRKQINILLAYAYFYNPMRLLRSLVRPVTRLHFADAIWQVLGMWGLAQTARKTFGWALRLRFGKIRRKTAVPVNSIPMRAVDGSGASHAIPVTPATRGTRAECPAGPVDSEASTPLPVLTQLNPPSAWTTAIIN, from the coding sequence ATGGAACTACCACGTCGCACAAGAGGTGATGAACTCTTGGCGCCAGGCGCGCTGCTGAGTTTGCGCAGACGCATACGGCGAATCGCCCGCGATCATGATCTTACCAGTGTCGTCGCTTGTGCATTCGACCACCGCACCCGCATGCTGCCATTTATCTATGCCGACATACGGATGGCACCGGCGGGCGTTCGAGCGATCGGCGCTGCGATGGCAGACGTTGGGTTTGAGAAAACCCGCATCGTGTTGCAGCAATGGAACCGGAAATTCCGGCCGTCACAAATGCGCGTTGATGGGGGGATTCCGGACATCTTCATGGTGTCGAGCATGCAGCTGCACACCGCCGCGTGCAAAGGGCTGATCCGGGATGCCTGCCAGATCGCTTCCGAACACCGCCCGCTCATCATCGCCGGCGGGCCGAAAGTGATTTACGAACCTTGGGATGTTTTCGGTACGGATCCGAAGGATCCGTGGAGTACGGATGTCGCTGTGACGGGCGAAGAATATGTACTCCTGAACCTTATTGAGACTCTCCTGACCGTTCGCAGCGGAAGAGAATCCATCCGCGCGACCTTTCTACGTGCCCGCGACAGCGGCGCATTGGACACAATACCAGGGCTTGTTTACGCGCGATCCGACGGCGGTAACGTCGCCACGGAGTTGATCGACACGGGGATTCAGCGGCTTGTTGGAGATCTTGACGAATTGCCTCATGCTGCGCTCGGCTACCGTTTGCTCGAGCCGCCAAGTCGGGCGGCCACGCTGAGCCCGCGTGCACTCTCCGCGGATCAGGTTCGAAGGTATAGTCCAATCGGATCGCTGGTGATGACGTTCGGGTGCAAGTTCGCTTGTCCGTATTGTCCGATTCCGGCGTATAACCAGCGACAACACCGTGTCAAGAGCGGCGAGCGCATCGCCGACGAGATGACCCGCATCCAAAGCGAGTTCGGCCTGCGATTTTTCTTTGGCGCAGATGACAACTTCTTCAATTGCGAACGACGCACGCTCGAGATCGTCGAAACACTTGCCCAGGTTCGCAGGAGCAACCGTCGTCGTAGAGGCCGATTTCGATGGGCTACAGAAGCGACGGTGCACGATACGCTGAAAATTCAAGAACACCTCCCGCTGGTTCGGAAAGCTGGCGCGCAAAGCCTCTGGGTGGGCGTTGAGGACATGACCGCAACGCTGATCAAGAAGGGCCAAAGCGTGGACAAGACGAGCGAGGCATTTAGGTTGCTCAAGGAGAACAGCATTCATCCCATGCCAATGATGATGCATCACGATGAACAACCGCTGATCAGCTTCGGACCCAAGCCGTATGGCCTGCTGAACCAGGTACGTCTGCTGCGAAAGGCCGGCTCGGTCAGCATGCAAGTCTTGATGCTGGTCCCCGCCACGGGGTCGCAGTCGTACGTCGGGAATTACACGTCGGGAATGGCGTTCGAAAGCGTCGGCGGGCGCCGCGTTGAGGAGTATATGCTCGGGGGCAACTATGTCGTTGCGTCGCGGCACCGGCGACCTTGGCGGAAGCAGATCAACATTCTTCTGGCGTACGCGTACTTCTACAACCCGATGCGCCTGCTCCGGTCGCTCGTTCGCCCCGTCACCCGGCTGCATTTTGCCGACGCCATCTGGCAGGTCCTCGGAATGTGGGGCCTCGCGCAAACTGCCCGTAAGACGTTTGGCTGGGCCCTACGACTGCGTTTCGGAAAGATTCGAAGGAAAACGGCGGTACCTGTCAACAGCATTCCAATGCGTGCCGTCGATGGGTCTGGCGCGAGCCACGCGATCCCGGTCACTCCGGCGACAAGAGGGACAAGGGCCGAATGCCCGGCCGGCCCGGTGGATAGCGAGGCGAGCACGCCATTGCCGGTCCTGACTCAACTCAATCCGCCTTCGGCGTGGACAACAGCCATAATTAACTGA
- a CDS encoding DUF502 domain-containing protein, with amino-acid sequence MVLTDDSRQTPPTAPERGSQHRRLWTAMRALLRTRIFAGLATVIPLWVTWIVIKFIFDTMRSATQPIIEHGIQWVARSMGSQAEDLPTYVDWAVPVVAVLLTLFSLYLLGLLTANVLGRRIVLLLERLFESLPLVKTVYGSTKRIIGALAGGSDSMQFQKVVLVEFPRPGMKCIGFLTSVAEDTDTGRKMATVFISTTPNPTTGYMQILPLEEVSETGWTVEEAVKVLMSGGILCPAKIPFDRVYPVSRTPATVLDGTAPGLAKR; translated from the coding sequence ATGGTCTTGACAGACGATTCTCGGCAAACACCGCCCACTGCGCCTGAGCGCGGTTCGCAGCATCGCCGGCTATGGACGGCGATGCGCGCTCTGCTCCGTACTCGCATTTTTGCGGGTTTGGCCACCGTCATTCCCCTGTGGGTGACATGGATCGTCATCAAGTTCATATTTGATACGATGCGGTCGGCCACTCAGCCGATCATCGAGCACGGCATCCAATGGGTCGCCCGATCGATGGGGAGTCAGGCGGAAGACCTACCCACCTATGTGGATTGGGCTGTGCCGGTGGTCGCAGTTCTGCTGACACTTTTCTCGTTGTACCTGCTGGGTCTGCTAACCGCAAACGTGCTGGGTCGGCGCATTGTTCTGCTTCTTGAACGTCTGTTTGAAAGTCTGCCTCTGGTCAAGACGGTCTACGGATCAACGAAGCGCATCATTGGTGCGTTGGCCGGCGGAAGCGACTCAATGCAGTTCCAGAAGGTCGTGCTGGTTGAGTTCCCTCGACCGGGAATGAAATGTATCGGATTCCTCACGTCGGTGGCCGAGGACACGGACACCGGACGGAAGATGGCTACGGTATTTATCTCCACCACACCCAATCCCACGACCGGGTATATGCAGATCCTCCCACTTGAGGAAGTATCGGAAACGGGCTGGACGGTGGAAGAAGCGGTTAAAGTGTTAATGTCGGGCGGTATACTCTGTCCGGCCAAGATCCCATTCGACCGTGTCTACCCGGTGAGTCGGACTCCGGCCACGGTGTTGGACGGTACGGCGCCAGGCCTTGCGAAGAGGTGA
- a CDS encoding DEAD/DEAH box helicase translates to MQFEDLRLGEPLLRAVRTARYVHPTPIQALAIPPILAGRDVLGCAQTGTGKTAAYALPILQRLSERAVRTTAPPGRIRVLVLCPTRELAQQIHDSFGVYGRHAGVQRAVVFGGVNQGPQARAIRAGVDILTATPGRLLDLMGQGLASVAETEILVLDEADRMLDMGFLPDLRRILAHIPRQRQTLLFSATMPPPIRKLAGDILQDAVVLQVERESSPAPSVAHWVYHVEKPEKPGLLLRLLAEKRDTRTLVFTRTKYGADKVVRQLVRTGVPAAALHGNKSQGARTRALAEFRAGRTPVLVATDIAARGLDVDNISRVINYDLTPTPETYVHRIGRAGRAGAAGIALSFCTSEDHGDLQAIERLICEPLRRAVDLPRNGIDGSRLIRVANPKAIQPRRRRPRPKRSPQKRAAPQTAHG, encoded by the coding sequence ATGCAGTTTGAAGATCTGCGGCTCGGTGAGCCGCTCCTGCGTGCCGTGCGCACTGCGCGTTACGTACATCCAACGCCTATCCAGGCCCTCGCTATTCCGCCCATCCTTGCCGGCCGCGACGTACTCGGCTGTGCCCAGACGGGCACCGGCAAGACGGCGGCTTACGCATTGCCCATCCTCCAACGATTGAGCGAGCGCGCAGTAAGGACGACAGCGCCGCCGGGCCGCATCCGCGTCCTGGTGCTGTGCCCGACGCGCGAGCTGGCACAGCAGATTCACGACAGTTTTGGTGTCTACGGCCGGCACGCCGGCGTTCAGCGGGCCGTAGTTTTCGGTGGAGTGAACCAGGGTCCACAAGCGCGCGCAATACGTGCCGGGGTTGACATTTTGACCGCTACGCCCGGGCGTTTGCTTGACCTCATGGGGCAAGGCCTGGCCAGTGTCGCGGAGACCGAGATTCTTGTTTTGGATGAAGCCGACCGCATGCTCGACATGGGCTTCCTGCCGGACCTGCGCCGGATTCTCGCCCATATACCTCGTCAGCGCCAGACGCTGCTCTTCTCGGCGACCATGCCGCCCCCAATCCGCAAGCTCGCAGGTGACATTCTCCAAGACGCAGTTGTGCTGCAGGTAGAGCGCGAATCATCGCCCGCTCCATCGGTGGCCCATTGGGTTTATCACGTGGAGAAGCCTGAAAAGCCGGGTCTGTTGCTTCGCCTATTAGCGGAAAAGCGGGACACGCGAACTCTGGTCTTTACGCGAACCAAGTACGGGGCCGACAAGGTGGTCAGGCAACTCGTCAGGACCGGTGTGCCAGCCGCGGCGTTGCACGGCAACAAGAGCCAGGGGGCGCGCACGCGTGCGCTGGCCGAATTCCGAGCTGGACGGACGCCGGTGCTCGTGGCAACCGACATCGCGGCCCGTGGTCTGGATGTCGATAACATCTCCCGGGTCATCAACTACGACCTGACGCCTACCCCTGAGACGTACGTGCATCGCATTGGCCGGGCGGGCCGGGCGGGAGCGGCTGGCATCGCGTTGTCGTTCTGCACATCGGAGGATCACGGGGACCTTCAGGCGATCGAGCGGCTGATCTGTGAGCCGCTTCGGCGGGCGGTTGATTTGCCTCGGAACGGCATTGACGGATCGAGACTGATTCGCGTGGCCAATCCCAAAGCCATCCAACCCCGCCGTCGCCGCCCACGCCCCAAGCGGTCACCGCAAAAAAGGGCCGCACCGCAAACAGCCCACGGCTGA
- a CDS encoding glycosidase, with protein sequence MHCESKTPSLYKELFHRHPGNPILTARDWPYPAHTVFNAGACQIGDETILLVRVEDRRGHSHLSVCRSNDGVSNWQIDSKPSFAADPKSYSEEAWGVEDPRLTWVEERDEWIIAYTAYSPSGPLVCLARTKDFTSFSRLGPVMPPEDKDAAIFPRRFGDRYAMIHRPVSAGSSGAHMWLSFSADLIHWGDHHILLHARCGAWWDANKIGLSPPPLETPEGWLILYHGVRATAGGCLYRLGLALLDLEDPCRVLRRSDEWIFAPEAPYERHGDVGDVVFPCGWIRDISSGSIRLYYGGADTCVALATAKLFDLLDYLRQCPRPQSSAS encoded by the coding sequence ATGCACTGTGAATCGAAAACGCCCAGTTTATACAAAGAGTTGTTTCATCGCCATCCCGGGAATCCAATCCTCACAGCTCGCGATTGGCCCTACCCGGCCCACACGGTGTTTAACGCGGGCGCCTGTCAGATCGGCGATGAAACGATCCTGCTCGTGCGCGTTGAGGACCGCCGAGGCCACTCTCACTTGTCCGTCTGTCGGAGCAATGACGGAGTGTCGAACTGGCAAATCGACTCCAAACCAAGCTTCGCTGCGGATCCCAAGAGCTATTCGGAAGAGGCGTGGGGAGTGGAAGACCCCCGCCTGACTTGGGTTGAGGAACGCGATGAGTGGATCATCGCCTACACGGCCTACTCGCCGAGCGGACCGCTGGTGTGCTTGGCGCGAACGAAGGACTTCACCTCATTCTCCCGGCTCGGCCCGGTCATGCCACCGGAGGACAAAGATGCCGCCATCTTCCCCCGCCGCTTCGGGGATCGCTATGCGATGATTCATCGGCCGGTCTCCGCTGGCAGTTCGGGCGCGCACATGTGGCTTTCTTTCTCGGCCGACTTGATTCATTGGGGTGACCACCACATTCTCCTACACGCACGGTGTGGTGCATGGTGGGACGCCAACAAGATTGGTTTGAGTCCTCCTCCTTTGGAGACTCCGGAGGGCTGGCTGATCCTCTACCACGGGGTGCGCGCCACGGCCGGCGGATGTCTTTATCGGCTGGGACTGGCGTTGCTCGACCTTGAGGACCCCTGCCGCGTTCTTCGGCGCAGCGACGAGTGGATCTTTGCGCCCGAGGCGCCCTATGAACGCCACGGTGATGTGGGCGACGTGGTTTTTCCCTGTGGTTGGATTCGTGATATTAGCAGCGGTTCGATTCGTCTTTATTATGGAGGTGCCGATACGTGCGTGGCATTGGCCACGGCCAAGCTCTTCGACTTGCTTGACTATTTACGACAATGCCCCCGACCCCAAAGCAGCGCGAGTTGA
- a CDS encoding B12-binding domain-containing radical SAM protein, with protein sequence MRLYLINPRNPLVCLTRVKESRWNRYRVWKPLGLATLAALTPPEWDITIIDENVRVPDYAKLPRPDLVGVTAFTSQANRAYEVAADFRSRDVPVVMGGIHATMRTQEATERVDSVVTGEAEHVWSRVLADAQRSALQRQYEGSHADMNRIPPARNDLLSGDYAFGAIQTTRGCPLNCSFCSVTAFNGFRYRQRPIDEVVREFGGIPENLVLVVDDNLIGTSHRHVARAKDLFNAMIRARLRKRWIAQVTINMADDEELLTLAAKAGCVGVFIGFESPTAEGLKEVGKKFNITNGRDFAASVRRIQRHKILVAGSFIMGLDTDEPGIGRRIAGAAMGYGVDTLNTLFLTPLPGTRLWDEMESQRRLVANSFPEDWKYYTLTFPVGRYQHLSCLEIVKEMEVCDGTFYSVGRILRRAWRCVRHWRSPLIALVANLSYRSNLNLSPGSQIAFMASQGLLQGGHRVNQAAHTDAFEQCRDKENRKDTQVQCGKPPPLWSHAHTREKVGHELAH encoded by the coding sequence ATGCGCCTCTATCTGATCAATCCACGCAACCCCTTGGTGTGCCTGACGCGCGTGAAAGAGAGTCGCTGGAACCGTTACCGCGTGTGGAAGCCGCTGGGGCTCGCCACTCTGGCGGCGCTGACCCCGCCGGAATGGGACATTACCATCATCGACGAGAATGTGCGCGTGCCCGACTACGCAAAATTGCCGCGACCGGACCTCGTGGGAGTCACCGCATTCACGTCCCAGGCGAACCGTGCGTACGAAGTGGCGGCTGACTTCCGCAGCCGCGATGTGCCAGTCGTAATGGGCGGCATTCATGCCACGATGCGGACCCAGGAAGCCACAGAGCGCGTAGACTCTGTGGTAACAGGCGAGGCAGAGCACGTGTGGAGCCGGGTACTGGCCGACGCACAGCGCAGTGCCTTGCAGCGCCAATACGAGGGTTCCCATGCAGATATGAACCGGATCCCGCCGGCCCGGAACGACCTGTTGTCCGGCGATTATGCGTTCGGGGCCATTCAGACGACGCGGGGATGTCCGCTGAATTGCAGTTTCTGCAGCGTGACGGCTTTCAATGGATTTCGCTATCGGCAGCGGCCTATCGATGAAGTGGTTCGGGAATTCGGCGGGATTCCGGAGAATCTGGTTCTTGTCGTAGACGACAATCTGATCGGCACGAGCCACCGCCATGTTGCCCGTGCAAAGGACCTATTCAATGCGATGATTCGCGCGAGACTTCGTAAGCGCTGGATCGCCCAGGTGACGATCAATATGGCTGACGACGAGGAATTGCTGACGTTGGCCGCCAAAGCCGGCTGTGTCGGCGTATTCATCGGCTTTGAATCCCCGACTGCGGAAGGACTGAAGGAGGTCGGAAAGAAGTTCAACATTACGAACGGCCGCGATTTTGCCGCCTCCGTTCGTCGAATCCAGCGCCACAAAATCCTGGTGGCCGGCTCATTCATCATGGGCTTGGACACGGATGAGCCGGGGATCGGCAGACGAATTGCAGGCGCGGCCATGGGCTATGGCGTAGACACGCTAAACACGCTGTTTCTGACACCCCTGCCCGGCACGCGGCTGTGGGACGAAATGGAATCACAGCGCCGTCTTGTCGCAAATAGCTTTCCGGAGGACTGGAAGTATTACACGCTGACGTTTCCCGTTGGTCGTTACCAGCATCTCTCGTGTCTTGAAATCGTGAAGGAGATGGAAGTCTGCGACGGGACGTTCTATTCCGTAGGACGCATCTTGCGCCGGGCGTGGCGCTGCGTGCGCCACTGGCGGAGCCCTCTGATCGCACTAGTCGCCAATCTTTCCTATCGAAGCAACCTCAATTTGAGTCCTGGGAGTCAGATTGCCTTCATGGCATCTCAGGGTCTGCTGCAAGGCGGCCATCGGGTCAACCAAGCTGCTCACACTGATGCTTTCGAGCAATGCCGGGATAAGGAGAATCGGAAGGACACACAGGTGCAGTGCGGCAAGCCACCACCGCTATGGTCGCATGCGCACACGCGTGAGAAAGTGGGTCATGAGCTTGCACATTAG
- the floA gene encoding flotillin-like protein FloA (flotillin-like protein involved in membrane lipid rafts), whose product MSLHIRIGLAQSSIWPGWWIFAGIGGVIILAVFVVVAQFFRLWLQAYMSNAGVRMTDLIGMHLRKVEMTAVVFAKIQLVKSGIDDVSVNDLESHYLAGGRLSNVTRAMIAANRAVLALDWNKACAIDLAGRDIKDAINTSVNPKVIDVPNPGRGRQSIDAVAMDGIQLKAKARVTVRTNLNQLIGGATEETIIARVGEGIVSAIGSSGTYKAVLENPNRISKAVLSKGLDSGTAYEILSIDIADVDVGENIGAKLQVDQAEADMRRFQAEAEKRRAMAFAKVAENTAKVEENRAKIVLAEAEVPWALSEAFRSGNLGIMGN is encoded by the coding sequence ATGAGCTTGCACATTAGAATCGGTTTGGCCCAGTCTTCGATTTGGCCCGGTTGGTGGATTTTCGCCGGCATTGGCGGCGTGATCATTCTGGCCGTCTTTGTCGTTGTCGCGCAGTTCTTCCGCCTGTGGCTGCAGGCCTATATGAGCAACGCCGGCGTGAGAATGACCGACCTGATCGGCATGCATCTGCGCAAAGTCGAGATGACCGCCGTCGTGTTCGCCAAGATTCAGCTCGTCAAATCGGGCATCGACGACGTGTCGGTTAACGACCTGGAAAGCCACTACCTTGCTGGCGGACGCTTAAGCAACGTCACCCGTGCCATGATTGCCGCCAACCGGGCTGTTCTGGCCTTGGACTGGAACAAGGCGTGCGCTATCGATTTGGCCGGTCGGGATATAAAGGACGCCATCAACACCAGTGTGAATCCGAAGGTGATTGACGTCCCTAATCCGGGGCGGGGAAGACAATCCATAGACGCTGTGGCGATGGACGGAATCCAACTCAAGGCCAAGGCTCGCGTTACGGTCCGCACAAACCTCAACCAGCTTATCGGCGGCGCCACGGAGGAAACGATCATCGCCCGCGTCGGCGAGGGCATCGTCAGCGCGATTGGATCCTCCGGTACCTACAAGGCCGTGCTTGAGAACCCCAATCGAATCAGCAAGGCCGTCCTAAGCAAGGGGCTCGACTCAGGAACGGCGTACGAGATTCTGTCGATTGACATCGCTGACGTGGATGTCGGCGAGAATATCGGGGCCAAACTCCAGGTCGACCAAGCCGAAGCCGACATGCGCCGCTTCCAGGCCGAAGCCGAAAAGCGCCGCGCCATGGCGTTTGCCAAGGTGGCAGAGAACACGGCCAAGGTCGAAGAGAACCGTGCAAAGATTGTCCTCGCCGAAGCCGAAGTGCCCTGGGCCTTGTCCGAAGCCTTCCGTTCAGGAAATCTCGGCATAATGGGCAACTGA